Proteins encoded by one window of Lacipirellulaceae bacterium:
- the ccsA gene encoding cytochrome c biogenesis protein CcsA, producing MSPGVNTFCFAASYTVAFALALMGLWSRPVWRRPAMLLAAAAGVVAHTWYLWKRIGELPQAPLSSPHDWYTGVAGLLAVAYLALTLYLPRRSLGLFMLPVVLGLIGTASLSERTSVASLQVPRFWTLLHAGLLMGGTVAVLFGFVTGLMYLLQSSRLKRKMPTNERFRLPSLEWLELANSRALGTAALLIGFGFLTGVLSQLSHSEGRSVPWTDPVVLSLAAMLVWLVVAEGFRVIYPAARRGRKVAYLTLAAFAFLLLTLASFTLQDSLHGEADREARGEGRESSAFHLPPSALTTGGVL from the coding sequence ATGTCCCCAGGCGTTAACACCTTCTGTTTCGCAGCCAGCTATACCGTTGCGTTTGCGCTAGCGCTGATGGGCCTGTGGAGCCGGCCCGTCTGGCGGCGACCGGCGATGTTGCTGGCGGCGGCAGCGGGCGTCGTGGCGCATACTTGGTATTTGTGGAAGCGCATTGGTGAGTTGCCCCAAGCGCCACTCTCCAGCCCGCATGATTGGTACACGGGTGTCGCCGGGTTGTTGGCCGTCGCGTATTTGGCACTTACGCTGTATTTGCCGCGACGATCTCTGGGCTTGTTCATGCTACCCGTCGTGTTGGGTCTGATCGGTACTGCCTCTCTCTCCGAAAGGACGAGTGTTGCCTCCTTACAGGTTCCCCGCTTCTGGACGCTGCTCCATGCGGGCCTGTTGATGGGGGGAACGGTCGCCGTGCTGTTCGGGTTCGTCACGGGGCTTATGTATCTGCTGCAGAGCTCTCGGCTCAAGCGAAAAATGCCCACCAATGAGCGCTTTCGCCTTCCGAGTCTCGAATGGCTGGAACTCGCCAATAGTCGCGCCTTGGGAACGGCCGCACTGCTGATCGGGTTCGGCTTTCTGACGGGGGTACTCAGCCAGTTGTCGCATTCCGAGGGGCGTAGCGTTCCTTGGACGGATCCCGTCGTGCTTAGCTTGGCCGCGATGCTTGTGTGGTTGGTTGTGGCTGAAGGGTTTCGAGTCATCTACCCAGCGGCTCGCCGCGGGCGGAAGGTGGCCTATTTGACGTTGGCCGCGTTCGCATTTCTGCTGCTGACCTTGGCTTCGTTTACCTTGCAGGATTCACTGCATGGAGAGGCAGATAGAGAGGCGAGGGGCGAGGGGCGAGAATCTTCCGCATTCCACCTTCCGCCTTCCGCCCTGACCACAGGAGGTGTCCTATGA
- the hemA gene encoding glutamyl-tRNA reductase has translation MNLRMVGCTHRAASLDVRQQLAFGESQAEDALNRWREEFPETELALLSTCNRVELYAATDQTENHLNDDRLADALLGYHRVPRERVDTQLTRLSESEVVSHIYRVASSLDSMVVGEPQILSQVKDAYQRAHQTGTAGPLLHELFQSALRTARRVAGETDLHRHRVSIPSVAIGDFASRVFERFDDKHVLVLGAGEMAEETLRYLRDEGARKIYVANRDAQRGAALAERFSGVAVDWDDRWLQLGQTDLVVSTTAAQQPIVTADAFDKLIAPSQRQRSLFILDLAVPRDFEAAVGERLGVYLYSLDDLELACAQNRKARADQLPLAEEIVADEAHKFLAEARHRAAAPVITDFRRGLEQPKQAELERLFAKLPDLDEKTREEITQFADRLVNKMLYPPLKSLRDASEEGSPNSLIDALKRLFWLDD, from the coding sequence ATGAACCTCCGGATGGTCGGTTGTACCCATCGGGCGGCAAGCCTGGATGTGCGGCAGCAACTTGCGTTTGGCGAGAGCCAAGCGGAGGACGCGCTCAACCGTTGGCGAGAAGAATTCCCCGAAACGGAACTCGCGCTCCTGAGCACTTGCAACCGTGTTGAGCTCTATGCGGCGACGGATCAAACCGAGAATCACCTGAACGACGATCGACTTGCCGATGCGTTGCTCGGTTATCATCGCGTTCCCCGTGAACGAGTCGACACGCAGTTGACTCGGCTCTCAGAAAGCGAAGTGGTTTCGCACATTTATCGCGTTGCTTCGAGCCTCGACAGCATGGTCGTGGGCGAGCCGCAGATTCTTTCGCAGGTGAAAGACGCATACCAACGGGCCCACCAGACGGGTACCGCTGGGCCGTTGCTGCATGAGCTATTCCAGTCGGCACTACGAACCGCTCGTCGTGTGGCGGGCGAGACGGACTTGCATCGGCATCGGGTGAGCATCCCCAGCGTGGCCATCGGCGACTTTGCCAGCCGGGTTTTCGAGCGATTTGACGATAAGCACGTCCTCGTCCTCGGGGCGGGCGAAATGGCCGAGGAGACGCTCCGTTACCTTCGCGACGAGGGGGCACGCAAGATTTACGTGGCCAATCGCGACGCCCAGCGAGGTGCCGCACTAGCGGAACGTTTCTCGGGAGTAGCCGTCGACTGGGACGATCGCTGGCTGCAGCTCGGTCAAACAGACCTGGTGGTCAGCACCACGGCTGCCCAGCAGCCCATTGTGACGGCTGATGCCTTCGACAAACTGATCGCCCCCTCTCAGCGTCAGCGGTCGCTGTTCATCCTCGACTTGGCCGTCCCACGCGACTTCGAGGCAGCCGTTGGTGAGCGACTGGGCGTGTACCTTTATTCGCTGGATGATTTGGAGCTGGCCTGCGCACAGAATCGCAAAGCCCGAGCAGATCAATTGCCCCTGGCTGAAGAGATCGTCGCCGACGAAGCCCACAAATTTCTGGCCGAAGCTCGCCACCGTGCCGCGGCCCCAGTGATTACCGACTTTCGCCGCGGGCTTGAGCAGCCCAAACAGGCAGAGCTTGAGCGGCTGTTCGCCAAGCTGCCCGACCTTGATGAAAAGACGCGAGAAGAAATCACACAGTTTGCCGACCGGCTGGTCAACAAGATGCTGTACCCGCCACTGAAGTCTTTGCGAGACGCTTCAGAAGAAGGCTCGCCCAATAGTCTCATCGATGCTCTGAAGCGACTCTTTTGGCTTGATGATTAG
- the scpB gene encoding SMC-Scp complex subunit ScpB, producing MQNRSRNLSRSLAARLGSTALRYSIGTGSSDCQRNLLPPMRSGFDSLFGVQGPGIAEELDEGKTSTSEQNASDLQRLEGVLFLAREPLSTRKLAKLASLADGTLARSLVRQLNTKLRQRSSGLEIVEVAGGWQMMTRPEAADWIARLHGGGEDPQLSGPAMETLAVVAYRQPVVRAEVEAIRGVQCGEMLRVLLERSFLRIVGRSEELGRPFLYGTTRKFLQVFGLRRLEELPPIDQTLYASRSIAHAPEAHESLPKAA from the coding sequence ATGCAGAACCGCTCCCGCAACTTGTCGAGAAGTTTGGCCGCCCGGCTGGGCAGCACGGCGCTGAGGTACTCGATTGGCACGGGTTCGTCAGATTGCCAGCGAAATCTTTTGCCCCCGATGCGGAGCGGTTTCGACAGCCTCTTTGGGGTGCAAGGACCAGGTATTGCCGAGGAGTTGGACGAAGGTAAAACGTCCACGAGTGAGCAAAACGCCAGTGATCTCCAGCGACTCGAAGGGGTCCTTTTCTTAGCTCGGGAGCCGCTCTCAACAAGAAAACTGGCGAAATTGGCGAGTCTTGCCGATGGAACTTTGGCCCGCTCCCTGGTCCGTCAGCTCAACACGAAGTTGAGGCAAAGGTCCAGCGGGCTGGAAATCGTGGAGGTGGCCGGAGGCTGGCAGATGATGACTCGCCCCGAGGCAGCGGACTGGATCGCCCGCCTGCATGGCGGCGGGGAGGATCCGCAACTCTCCGGTCCCGCGATGGAAACCCTAGCGGTCGTCGCTTACCGTCAGCCAGTCGTACGAGCCGAGGTTGAGGCAATTCGAGGCGTGCAGTGCGGCGAAATGTTGAGAGTCTTGCTGGAGCGGTCGTTTTTGCGTATTGTCGGACGTTCTGAGGAACTTGGCAGGCCGTTTTTGTACGGTACCACACGAAAATTTTTGCAAGTTTTTGGGCTCCGGCGGTTGGAAGAATTGCCGCCAATCGATCAAACTCTTTACGCAAGCCGTTCGATCGCCCACGCTCCTGAAGCACACGAAAGTTTGCCCAAGGCTGCTTAA
- a CDS encoding cysteine desulfurase family protein, with amino-acid sequence MTENEPIYLDNAATTPLLPEVAQAMHEAGLSYPGNPSSQHRQGREARRRLEEAREEIGNLLGTQTTGMEADRVIFTSGGTEAANLAILGLNQPEQPTRATELVISSLEHPCVSAPAEQLESQGVSVSRLPARADGTAEIASLSELNPERHRLVSLIQVNNETGIIQPVQEAAKLCQQAGVPLHTDATQAIGKCPVNFSDLGVTALNCAAHKFHGPTGIGVLVVKHGVSLDPGLFGGFQQAGLRPGTESVPLAVGMATALRLAKENLHDNYERLRTLQERFEQALRTGQVPGETPQPGIPVKTVGDLKQRVPHISNLIFPDVDRQALVMALDLAGVAISTGSACASGSSKPSPTLLAMGLSEEEISGSIRVSFSALTTRDEIDGAARRILNVVNGLRQGI; translated from the coding sequence ATGACCGAGAATGAGCCCATCTATCTCGATAACGCAGCAACCACACCGTTGCTGCCCGAAGTCGCCCAGGCGATGCACGAGGCTGGACTCAGCTATCCTGGGAACCCGTCAAGCCAGCACCGCCAAGGTCGAGAGGCGAGGCGGCGGTTGGAAGAGGCCCGCGAGGAGATCGGCAACCTGCTAGGCACCCAAACAACGGGAATGGAAGCCGATCGGGTGATCTTCACCAGCGGCGGGACCGAAGCGGCAAATCTGGCTATTCTCGGGCTCAACCAGCCTGAGCAACCCACAAGGGCGACAGAACTCGTTATTTCGTCGCTGGAGCACCCCTGCGTCAGCGCTCCTGCCGAGCAGCTCGAATCCCAGGGAGTGAGCGTCTCCCGATTGCCTGCGAGAGCCGATGGCACGGCAGAAATCGCTTCACTAAGCGAACTCAACCCTGAGCGACATCGGCTCGTTTCGCTGATCCAAGTCAATAACGAGACCGGCATTATCCAGCCAGTGCAAGAGGCCGCGAAGCTTTGCCAGCAGGCTGGCGTTCCGCTCCATACGGATGCGACCCAGGCAATCGGAAAGTGCCCTGTCAACTTTAGCGACCTTGGCGTGACCGCTCTAAATTGTGCCGCGCATAAGTTTCATGGACCCACTGGCATTGGCGTCTTAGTGGTCAAGCACGGGGTGTCTCTCGACCCTGGGCTTTTCGGCGGATTCCAACAAGCGGGCCTGCGACCTGGAACGGAGTCGGTTCCGCTGGCGGTGGGTATGGCAACCGCATTGCGATTAGCGAAAGAAAATCTGCACGACAACTACGAGCGATTGCGCACTCTGCAAGAACGATTCGAGCAAGCACTGAGGACCGGACAGGTTCCGGGCGAAACTCCTCAACCTGGGATCCCGGTCAAGACCGTTGGTGATCTCAAACAGCGTGTTCCGCACATTTCCAATCTGATCTTCCCGGACGTCGACCGACAGGCTTTGGTGATGGCTCTCGACCTGGCTGGCGTGGCGATCTCAACGGGCTCAGCGTGTGCTAGTGGCTCCAGCAAACCGTCTCCGACGTTGCTCGCGATGGGCCTCTCGGAAGAGGAGATTTCCGGTTCGATTCGGGTCAGTTTCTCAGCGCTGACCACAAGGGACGAAATCGACGGAGCCGCTCGCCGCATCCTCAATGTGGTCAATGGGTTACGGCAAGGAATATAA
- a CDS encoding DnaA/Hda family protein yields the protein MPVLATLFAHQSWANFALLNPEKEVSKPRKRDGTEVLSDVEQYEIQELDLGASAPAGDRLESRFVVDEQNQLLAALFESLLPAEHSSLPHCNPLTLVGPSGSGKSMLAQGLVRLWQSDSSQQTAPAEEVAYFTAADFGRELQALQEDSSDPSGLRTWRRSIRQVDLLVIEDLDQLRQRSTIQQELCRCLDAVVDRGGRVIVTASREPLTLTNLRGDGDALVDRLSAGLVLRLQSPGPAARRHLLRSIAENRSIELDEQQLTTLVNRSGSKPAAKLFGLLTEYDYDLQTTRHAETVASDVEQLSLKEITTVVCRYLGLKKTDLTSSSRRKSLTQARGITVVLARQLTSLSYAEIGRHLGGRDHSTMISAAEKVTRDRTKIPALEHALGELEHLLTAV from the coding sequence GTGCCAGTTCTGGCGACCCTGTTCGCCCACCAAAGCTGGGCGAATTTCGCACTTTTGAACCCTGAAAAAGAAGTCTCAAAGCCCCGAAAGCGGGACGGAACCGAAGTGCTCAGCGACGTCGAACAATACGAAATCCAAGAGCTTGATCTGGGGGCGAGCGCGCCTGCAGGTGATCGCTTGGAAAGTCGCTTTGTCGTTGACGAGCAGAACCAACTGCTAGCGGCGTTGTTCGAATCACTGCTGCCTGCTGAGCATTCTTCCCTGCCTCACTGCAATCCGCTCACCCTCGTCGGTCCTTCCGGAAGCGGCAAGTCGATGCTCGCTCAAGGTCTCGTGAGACTTTGGCAATCGGATTCATCGCAGCAGACTGCTCCTGCCGAAGAGGTCGCCTACTTCACTGCGGCTGATTTTGGTCGCGAGTTGCAAGCTTTGCAGGAGGATTCCTCGGACCCTTCTGGGCTTCGCACGTGGCGACGAAGCATCCGACAAGTTGATTTGTTGGTCATTGAAGACCTCGACCAACTTCGCCAGCGAAGCACCATTCAACAAGAACTTTGCCGCTGTCTCGATGCGGTTGTGGATCGCGGTGGTCGTGTGATCGTAACCGCCAGTCGCGAACCGTTGACGCTCACCAATCTGCGCGGCGACGGAGACGCCCTGGTCGATCGTCTCTCTGCAGGGCTCGTCTTGCGACTGCAATCGCCCGGTCCGGCAGCACGACGTCACCTACTGCGATCGATCGCAGAGAATCGCAGCATTGAACTCGACGAACAGCAACTCACCACACTGGTAAATCGTTCCGGTAGTAAGCCAGCAGCAAAACTGTTCGGTTTGCTAACGGAATACGACTACGACCTACAAACGACTCGCCATGCTGAGACCGTAGCAAGCGACGTCGAGCAGCTCTCATTGAAGGAAATCACTACGGTCGTTTGTCGTTATTTGGGCCTCAAGAAGACCGACTTAACGAGCAGTTCACGGCGGAAATCACTGACCCAAGCCCGTGGCATCACGGTCGTCTTAGCCCGTCAATTGACCTCGCTGAGCTATGCCGAGATTGGGCGGCACTTAGGTGGCCGTGACCACTCGACCATGATCAGCGCTGCCGAAAAAGTCACACGCGATCGCACAAAAATACCTGCTCTCGAACACGCACTTGGAGAACTCGAGCATCTGCTGACCGCCGTTTAG
- the dnaN gene encoding DNA polymerase III subunit beta translates to MKISCDREQLLAAFQTVAAVAPSRSPKPILQNVKLEVSDSGATLSATDLEISVRHNVSGVDVQTPGAALLSVTRFGSILRESVDQTLQLETDGSGTTIRGERSQFQLPAESPAEFPNVTSFEGDDYYEAPARLLRELIRRTAFATDNESSRYALGGVKLEFDDSVLTAVGTDGRRLAKMTGPVTGSGTPIDPTQNTIVPTRAMTLIERAVAPDDSAVKLAVRGNEFVVQTERATIASRLLEGRFPDWKKVFPDSSGAQKIDLAVGPTHAAVRQAAIVTSEESRGIDFTFGNGMLVLAGQAAEVGQSRVELPIGYDGDEIVIMLDPKFLMEFLKVLDADKTFAMELKGADSAAVCVTDDGFAYVIMPLARDR, encoded by the coding sequence ATGAAGATTTCCTGCGATCGCGAGCAACTGTTGGCGGCCTTCCAAACCGTCGCTGCAGTCGCACCATCGCGTAGTCCTAAGCCGATTCTCCAGAATGTCAAACTTGAGGTTTCCGATTCGGGGGCGACTCTTTCGGCAACGGATCTGGAGATCAGCGTCCGACACAACGTTTCCGGAGTGGACGTTCAGACCCCCGGTGCGGCTTTGCTATCGGTTACACGATTCGGTTCGATCCTGAGGGAAAGTGTTGATCAAACGCTCCAACTGGAAACCGATGGCAGCGGCACCACCATCCGCGGCGAGCGGAGCCAATTTCAGTTGCCTGCGGAAAGCCCCGCGGAGTTTCCCAACGTCACGTCCTTCGAGGGGGACGATTACTACGAGGCACCGGCGCGCTTGCTTCGCGAATTGATCCGACGGACGGCCTTCGCCACCGACAACGAAAGTAGCCGTTACGCCTTAGGTGGCGTGAAGCTCGAATTCGACGATAGCGTGTTGACCGCGGTCGGTACCGATGGTCGGCGGCTCGCCAAAATGACGGGACCAGTGACCGGCAGTGGCACACCGATCGATCCGACGCAAAATACGATCGTCCCCACACGAGCGATGACGCTGATCGAGCGGGCGGTGGCTCCTGACGATTCGGCGGTTAAGCTGGCGGTGCGTGGCAACGAGTTTGTGGTTCAGACCGAGCGAGCAACGATTGCGTCTCGCCTGTTGGAAGGACGTTTTCCCGACTGGAAGAAGGTTTTTCCCGATTCCAGCGGGGCCCAGAAGATCGATCTGGCCGTCGGACCCACGCATGCGGCCGTTCGTCAGGCGGCCATTGTGACGAGCGAGGAAAGCCGCGGTATTGACTTTACTTTTGGCAACGGAATGCTCGTGCTGGCGGGCCAAGCTGCTGAGGTGGGGCAATCACGGGTTGAGTTACCGATTGGCTACGACGGCGACGAGATCGTCATCATGCTCGATCCGAAGTTCCTGATGGAGTTTCTTAAGGTGCTTGATGCCGATAAGACCTTCGCGATGGAACTTAAAGGTGCCGACAGTGCCGCGGTTTGTGTAACCGATGATGGATTCGCGTACGTGATTATGCCGTTGGCGCGAGATCGGTAA
- a CDS encoding DUF721 domain-containing protein: MGNNDKKRDSAAPEDCHPEDWQALHEKRKKQRGWWYHRREPKQIADVVAQLVQRKGYAGVQAAREWDEAWQQAVGEKLAKVTSPGAMKRGVLEVIVANSLLMQELGFDKERLLQAMQTALPESGIKQLRFKVGKV, translated from the coding sequence ATGGGAAATAACGACAAGAAACGCGACTCTGCTGCTCCCGAGGACTGCCACCCAGAAGATTGGCAGGCCCTTCATGAGAAGCGGAAAAAACAACGCGGTTGGTGGTACCACCGTCGCGAACCAAAGCAGATCGCTGATGTCGTGGCCCAGCTTGTTCAACGTAAGGGCTACGCCGGGGTGCAAGCGGCTCGTGAGTGGGACGAAGCATGGCAGCAGGCGGTTGGAGAGAAACTTGCGAAAGTCACGTCGCCCGGTGCGATGAAGCGTGGAGTGCTCGAAGTGATCGTGGCGAATTCGCTTTTGATGCAAGAACTCGGCTTCGACAAAGAAAGACTACTTCAGGCAATGCAGACCGCGTTGCCGGAATCAGGCATAAAACAACTACGATTTAAGGTCGGCAAGGTCTAG
- a CDS encoding DNA gyrase subunit B, with protein sequence MADEEQQPEEQPAGSKKANQEYNAGDLEHLSDLEHVRERPSMYIGDTTVRGLHHLVYEVVDNSIDEAMADFANEVTVTVNADGSVTVEDDGRGIPVEKHEQLSEQMDREVSTLEGVMTVLKFGGKFSKGAYQTSGGLHGVGVTVVNFLSEWAEVEVFRDGHTYHQEYERGIPKGPVRRVGASDKKGTKTTFKPDPQIFQVTKYNYSTLLKRLQELAFLNAGVKITISDARNGESESFQYDDGIRQYVEHLNRASDTVHPDVLSVEGAQDGVELQIALQYSGEYTENVHTYVNNINTHEGGTHLSGFRSALTRTINAYGKKENLFKDLTPSGEDVREGLTAVISVRVPHPQFEGQTKTKLGNSEVEGIVNSIFGEFLTKYFEQNPKTAKAIVRKGQLAAEARESARKARQLIRERKGALTSGGLPGKLRDCSSRDVDKCELYLVEGDSAGGSAEGGRLREYQAILPLRGKIINAYKSREDKVLANNEVRSMISAVGTGIGADQDITKRRYGRIVIMTDADVDGSHIRTLLLTFFYRQMYELVAKGHVYVAQPPLFRVKNKKKTYYVQTEEEMKRQLLDLGLGDSVFDAGDGRTVEGEQMARMVRSLAAMEESIIALERRGISLKAHAERQDPETLKLPIYHVFLGFEDHWFTTRKQLDEFIAAKEKELGHELKVDTGTSVGPATSANGASSSGAATNGEAKSEESETSESQGPKLRIVELHEVRTINTMLKDLSELGFEIDTLIPIERTGEEGSRYTLRRGENESGLEDLRALPGAIRAAGEKGLQITRFKGLGEMNAEELRETTLDPENRTLLQVKMEDAGSADELFRILMGDQVEPRREFIQKHALDVRNLDV encoded by the coding sequence ATGGCAGACGAAGAACAACAACCCGAAGAGCAGCCAGCAGGCAGCAAGAAAGCCAATCAAGAGTACAACGCCGGCGATCTCGAGCACCTTAGCGATCTTGAGCATGTGCGCGAGCGGCCCAGTATGTACATCGGTGACACGACGGTTCGGGGGCTCCACCATTTGGTGTACGAAGTCGTCGATAACTCCATCGACGAAGCGATGGCAGACTTTGCCAACGAGGTCACCGTGACGGTCAACGCCGATGGTTCGGTCACCGTTGAGGACGATGGCCGTGGCATCCCTGTCGAAAAGCACGAGCAACTCTCTGAACAGATGGATCGCGAAGTCAGCACTCTTGAGGGGGTGATGACCGTGCTGAAGTTCGGTGGCAAGTTCAGCAAAGGTGCCTATCAGACTTCCGGCGGTTTGCACGGTGTGGGCGTGACCGTTGTGAATTTCTTGAGTGAATGGGCCGAGGTCGAGGTCTTCCGCGACGGGCACACTTACCATCAAGAATATGAGCGTGGTATCCCCAAGGGTCCTGTCCGCCGCGTCGGCGCAAGCGACAAGAAGGGCACGAAAACCACGTTCAAACCCGATCCACAGATCTTTCAGGTAACGAAATACAATTACTCCACGTTGCTTAAGCGATTGCAGGAGCTGGCTTTCTTAAACGCGGGCGTGAAGATCACGATTTCCGACGCGCGTAATGGCGAGAGCGAGTCGTTCCAGTACGACGATGGAATTCGTCAGTATGTGGAGCACCTCAACCGAGCAAGCGACACGGTTCACCCCGATGTGCTTAGTGTTGAAGGTGCCCAGGATGGCGTGGAGTTGCAGATCGCTCTGCAATACTCAGGCGAATACACCGAGAATGTTCATACTTACGTGAACAACATCAATACCCATGAGGGAGGAACCCACCTTTCCGGTTTTCGTAGTGCTCTAACGCGTACGATCAACGCCTATGGCAAGAAAGAGAACCTTTTCAAAGACCTGACCCCCAGCGGTGAGGATGTACGTGAAGGATTGACGGCGGTCATCAGCGTGCGTGTCCCTCATCCGCAGTTCGAGGGTCAAACGAAAACAAAGCTGGGCAACAGCGAAGTGGAGGGAATCGTCAATTCCATCTTCGGTGAGTTCCTCACGAAGTACTTCGAACAAAACCCCAAGACCGCCAAGGCGATCGTCCGAAAGGGCCAGCTTGCTGCGGAAGCTCGTGAGTCAGCACGCAAGGCACGGCAGCTAATTCGCGAGCGGAAGGGTGCGCTTACCTCCGGCGGTTTGCCTGGCAAACTGCGCGATTGCTCCAGTCGCGACGTGGATAAGTGCGAACTTTACCTGGTGGAGGGCGACTCGGCCGGCGGAAGTGCTGAGGGTGGCCGACTGCGTGAGTATCAGGCGATCTTGCCGCTACGGGGTAAGATCATCAACGCCTACAAATCGCGGGAGGATAAAGTCCTCGCCAACAACGAAGTCCGCAGCATGATCTCGGCGGTGGGGACGGGTATCGGGGCCGACCAGGATATTACGAAGCGTCGCTACGGGCGGATCGTGATCATGACTGACGCCGACGTCGACGGTTCACACATTCGGACACTGCTGCTGACGTTCTTCTATCGCCAGATGTATGAGCTCGTGGCGAAGGGGCACGTTTACGTCGCCCAGCCGCCGTTGTTTCGCGTCAAGAACAAGAAGAAGACTTATTACGTGCAAACCGAAGAGGAAATGAAGCGGCAGCTTCTCGATTTAGGTCTGGGTGACAGCGTGTTCGACGCGGGGGATGGTCGCACCGTCGAGGGTGAACAGATGGCCCGGATGGTCCGCAGCCTTGCCGCCATGGAAGAATCGATCATCGCGCTCGAACGCCGCGGAATTAGTCTCAAAGCCCACGCCGAACGGCAAGACCCCGAGACGCTCAAGCTGCCCATTTATCATGTGTTTCTCGGATTTGAAGACCACTGGTTCACAACGCGAAAGCAGCTAGATGAATTCATCGCTGCCAAAGAGAAAGAATTAGGCCACGAATTGAAGGTCGACACGGGCACGTCCGTAGGACCTGCGACAAGCGCGAATGGTGCCAGCTCCAGCGGGGCTGCCACGAATGGCGAAGCGAAGTCAGAGGAGAGCGAAACAAGCGAAAGCCAAGGACCCAAGCTGAGGATTGTCGAGCTCCATGAAGTTCGCACGATCAATACGATGCTCAAGGACCTGTCCGAACTCGGTTTTGAGATCGATACGCTGATCCCCATCGAACGCACAGGCGAAGAAGGCAGCCGTTACACGCTCCGTCGCGGCGAGAACGAAAGTGGGCTGGAAGACCTCCGTGCCTTGCCGGGCGCAATTCGTGCCGCCGGTGAAAAGGGCCTTCAAATTACTCGCTTTAAGGGCTTGGGTGAAATGAACGCCGAAGAACTTCGCGAGACGACACTCGATCCAGAGAATCGCACTCTGCTGCAAGTCAAAATGGAGGACGCTGGCAGCGCCGACGAACTGTTCCGCATCCTGATGGGCGACCAAGTCGAGCCGCGGCGCGAGTTTATCCAGAAGCATGCATTGGATGTGCGGAATTTGGACGTTTAG
- a CDS encoding 2-hydroxyacid dehydrogenase has protein sequence MTRIAIFSTKPYDRKYLEAANFAHGFDLKFYEPRLTTETVRLAEGFDAVCAFVNDELGGEVIRQLADQGVKTIALRCAGFNNVDLAAAKEHEVRIVRVPAYSPHAVAEHAVALLLSLNRHLHRAYTRVRDGNFTLNGLVGFDLVGKTVGIIGTGKIGETFAGIMKGFGCHLLGYDKYENDDCKKLGLNYVELPELFAQSDIISLHCPLTEETHHLIDEQAIAVLKQDVVLLNTSRGGVLDTRAVVGGLKSGKIGALGIDVYEEEAGLFFEDRSEEVLTDDVLARLLTFPNVLITGHQGFLTHEALTAIAETTLANIASIQEGACANEVQIGS, from the coding sequence ATGACTCGGATTGCCATCTTTAGCACGAAGCCTTACGACCGCAAATACTTGGAGGCAGCCAACTTCGCTCACGGATTCGATCTGAAGTTCTACGAGCCCCGACTCACGACCGAAACCGTGCGACTGGCCGAAGGCTTCGACGCGGTGTGTGCCTTCGTCAATGATGAACTTGGTGGCGAAGTCATCCGGCAACTCGCTGACCAGGGAGTGAAGACGATCGCGCTCCGCTGTGCGGGATTTAACAATGTCGATTTGGCTGCCGCGAAGGAGCATGAGGTTCGCATCGTTCGGGTGCCCGCTTACTCCCCTCACGCCGTGGCGGAACATGCCGTGGCGCTGCTACTCTCGCTGAATCGTCACCTTCACCGAGCCTACACCCGGGTACGCGACGGGAATTTCACGTTGAATGGGCTCGTCGGCTTTGATCTCGTCGGCAAGACGGTAGGTATTATCGGCACGGGAAAGATTGGAGAAACGTTTGCCGGGATCATGAAAGGTTTCGGCTGTCATCTGCTCGGCTACGACAAATACGAGAACGACGACTGCAAAAAGTTAGGGCTAAATTACGTGGAACTCCCCGAGCTGTTCGCCCAGTCAGACATCATCTCGCTCCACTGCCCGTTGACCGAGGAAACGCATCACTTGATTGATGAACAAGCGATCGCGGTTCTCAAGCAGGACGTGGTCCTCCTGAACACAAGTCGCGGCGGGGTGCTTGACACCAGGGCAGTCGTCGGTGGTTTGAAGTCGGGAAAGATTGGGGCGCTAGGGATCGACGTCTACGAAGAAGAAGCAGGCCTCTTCTTCGAGGACCGCAGCGAGGAAGTACTCACCGACGACGTGCTGGCCCGGTTGCTGACATTTCCCAATGTGCTGATCACCGGGCACCAAGGCTTTCTTACGCACGAAGCGCTAACGGCCATCGCCGAGACCACCCTCGCCAACATTGCTTCTATCCAAGAAGGCGCGTGTGCGAACGAAGTCCAGATAGGCAGCTGA